The following are from one region of the Desulfurellaceae bacterium genome:
- a CDS encoding xanthine dehydrogenase family protein molybdopterin-binding subunit, protein MAQQEAKFKVIGTRPIRHDGVDKVTGRAKYGADIDLPGLLHGKVLRSPHAHARIKSIDASAALALPGVKAVITSADLPDLPGGVVPMGELPMNPRHLSLNVLARDKALYDGHAVAAVAATNPHIAEEAAKLIKVDYEVLPHVQSVVDAMQDDAPILLSDVRIEEKGDQETNIASHVKFERGDLEAGFAAADEIVEREFDTAMVHQGYIEPHNAVAQHNSDGRSTIWVSTQGAFTARDQTAMILDIPASSMKVVPAEIGGGFGGKISVYLEPLALVLSKKTGKPVKMVMSRGDVLRATGPTSGSHIKVKMGATKDGKITAAQIWMAYEGGAFPGAPVGAGCMTVLAPYDLENLQIDGYDVLVNKPKTAAYRAPGSSNSSFAGETVVDELAEKLGFDPLEFRRINGAKEGTAQPAGPQFGKIGYLETLDAAQNSDHYKSAKPQSGNGKKRGRGVASGFWFNAGFQSSATVNINSDGTANVVTGSTDIGGTRASCAMIAAEVLGLKAEEVHPVVADTESIGHTDMTGGSRVTFATGTAVYEAAQDVVNQLKERAAKVWKVETKDVVFQDGAVSCPSDEKNEPMDLKELATKLPRTGGPVSGRAQVNPRGVGPAFATHVVDVEVDPETGKVDILRYTATQDVGTAIHPSYVEGQIQGAVAQGVGWGLNEEYFYDENGTLRNAGFLDYRMPTCLDLPMIETILVEVPNPGHPVGVRGVGEVPIIPPPAALANAIHNALGVRMEELPMSPGKIAKAVIEQG, encoded by the coding sequence ATGGCGCAACAAGAGGCGAAATTCAAGGTCATCGGAACCCGTCCGATTCGGCACGACGGGGTGGATAAGGTCACCGGCCGGGCCAAGTATGGGGCAGATATCGATCTGCCCGGCCTGCTGCACGGCAAGGTGCTGCGCAGCCCCCACGCCCATGCCCGGATCAAATCCATCGATGCGTCGGCCGCGCTCGCCCTGCCCGGTGTGAAAGCGGTTATTACCAGTGCGGATCTGCCGGATCTGCCCGGCGGCGTGGTGCCCATGGGCGAGCTGCCAATGAACCCCCGCCATCTGTCGCTGAACGTACTGGCCCGCGATAAGGCGCTGTACGACGGACACGCGGTAGCGGCCGTGGCGGCGACCAACCCGCATATCGCCGAAGAGGCGGCCAAGCTCATCAAGGTCGACTATGAGGTCTTGCCCCACGTCCAGAGTGTGGTGGACGCCATGCAGGACGACGCGCCGATCCTGTTGTCCGATGTGCGGATTGAGGAGAAGGGCGATCAAGAGACAAACATTGCCAGCCATGTGAAATTTGAGCGGGGCGATCTGGAGGCCGGTTTTGCCGCCGCCGACGAGATCGTCGAGCGCGAGTTCGATACCGCGATGGTCCACCAGGGGTATATCGAGCCGCACAACGCGGTCGCCCAGCACAATTCCGACGGCCGCTCCACGATCTGGGTCAGCACCCAGGGCGCGTTTACCGCCCGCGACCAGACGGCCATGATTCTGGATATCCCGGCCAGTTCGATGAAGGTCGTGCCGGCCGAGATCGGCGGCGGTTTTGGCGGTAAGATTTCGGTTTATCTGGAGCCGCTGGCGCTGGTGTTGTCCAAGAAGACCGGCAAGCCGGTCAAGATGGTGATGAGCCGTGGCGATGTCCTGCGCGCCACCGGACCGACCTCGGGTTCGCACATCAAGGTCAAAATGGGCGCCACGAAAGACGGCAAGATCACCGCAGCCCAGATCTGGATGGCCTACGAGGGTGGCGCCTTTCCCGGCGCGCCGGTCGGGGCGGGCTGTATGACCGTGCTGGCCCCATACGATTTGGAAAACCTCCAGATCGACGGCTATGACGTGCTGGTCAATAAGCCCAAGACGGCCGCCTATCGCGCCCCGGGGTCGAGCAATTCGTCCTTTGCCGGCGAGACGGTGGTCGACGAACTGGCCGAAAAGCTCGGTTTTGACCCGCTCGAATTCCGCCGCATCAACGGCGCCAAAGAAGGCACGGCCCAGCCGGCCGGACCACAGTTCGGCAAGATCGGCTATCTGGAAACCCTGGATGCAGCCCAGAACAGCGACCACTACAAGTCTGCCAAGCCGCAGTCCGGCAACGGCAAGAAGCGCGGCCGCGGGGTGGCCTCGGGCTTCTGGTTCAACGCCGGATTTCAGTCCAGCGCAACCGTCAATATCAATAGCGACGGCACGGCCAACGTGGTCACCGGCTCGACCGATATCGGTGGCACCCGGGCCTCGTGTGCGATGATCGCCGCCGAGGTGCTGGGTCTGAAGGCCGAAGAAGTCCATCCGGTTGTGGCCGATACGGAGTCCATCGGTCATACCGATATGACCGGCGGCAGCCGGGTGACCTTTGCCACCGGGACGGCCGTGTACGAAGCCGCCCAGGATGTGGTCAACCAGCTCAAGGAACGCGCGGCAAAGGTGTGGAAGGTTGAGACCAAAGACGTGGTGTTCCAGGACGGGGCGGTGTCGTGTCCCAGCGACGAGAAGAACGAGCCCATGGACCTCAAGGAGCTGGCTACCAAATTGCCCAGGACCGGCGGACCGGTGTCGGGTCGGGCCCAGGTCAACCCGCGCGGAGTCGGGCCGGCGTTTGCGACCCATGTGGTGGACGTCGAGGTCGATCCCGAAACCGGCAAGGTCGATATTCTGCGCTACACGGCCACCCAGGACGTTGGTACGGCCATCCATCCGAGCTATGTCGAGGGTCAGATCCAGGGCGCGGTAGCCCAGGGCGTGGGCTGGGGTCTCAACGAAGAATACTTCTACGATGAGAACGGCACGCTGCGCAACGCCGGCTTTCTGGACTACCGGATGCCGACCTGCCTCGATCTGCCGATGATCGAGACGATCCTGGTCGAGGTGCCCAACCCGGGGCATCCGGTTGGCGTCCGGGGCGTGGGTGAGGTGCCGATTATCCCGCCACCGGCTGCCTTGGCCAACGCCATCCACAACGCCCTCGGGGTACGCATGGAAGAGCTGCCGATGTCGCCGGGCAAAATCGCCAAGGCGGTCATCGAGCAGGGCTAG
- a CDS encoding (2Fe-2S)-binding protein, with protein MARKVHVQTTLNGEVAEFLCEPRQSLLEVLRDELGFTGSKEGCLTGDCGACSVIINGRTSCSCLVLGVEAEGQEITTVEGLADGDTLHPLQQKFLEHAALQCGICTPGFLVTAKALLDSNPNPSEHEVRYALAGNLCRCTGYDKIVKAVLDAASVMQGR; from the coding sequence ATGGCAAGAAAGGTCCACGTTCAAACGACACTCAATGGCGAAGTTGCGGAGTTCCTGTGCGAGCCCCGCCAGAGCTTGCTCGAAGTGCTGCGCGATGAACTCGGTTTTACCGGCTCGAAAGAAGGCTGTCTGACTGGCGACTGCGGAGCCTGTAGCGTAATCATCAACGGCCGTACCTCGTGTTCGTGTCTGGTGCTCGGGGTTGAGGCCGAAGGCCAGGAGATCACGACGGTTGAGGGCTTGGCCGACGGCGATACCCTCCATCCGCTCCAGCAGAAGTTTCTGGAGCACGCCGCCCTGCAGTGCGGGATTTGTACGCCCGGTTTTCTGGTGACGGCCAAGGCGCTGCTGGATAGCAACCCCAACCCCAGCGAACATGAGGTGCGTTACGCCCTGGCCGGCAATCTGTGTCGCTGCACGGGCTACGATAAGATTGTGAAAGCGGTGTTGGACGCCGCTTCTGTCATGCAAGGGAGGTAA